One Candidatus Binatia bacterium genomic window, TTGGCGTTGCCTTCGAAGATCAGCGGCTCGCCGAATTCCACATGATACCGAACGGGCAGGGGCACCGGAGTGAGGACCATGGGGAAGGCGGGCATGCCGAGAATTCCTGCCAAACTCTCGAGGTTCCCCAGAGACGGGGCTTGCTCCTCGGATCCTACTGTTGCGACAGGCACGATGGGGGTCCCCGTCTGCAGTGCGAGGCGTAAAAACCCCAAACCGAAGTCCTGGAGTTGGTAGCGCTCGGAAAACCCCTTGTTCATGCCGCGCACCCCCTCCGGAAAGGCGAGCACGGCTTCGCCGTGCTCAAGCAGATCGACGCAGTTTTTTGGGGTGCCGACAACGCTCCCGAAGCGAACCATCAAAATATTCAGCCAGGGGAGTCGAGAGAGCCAATATTCCCCCATGCCGCGAACGATGCGGGGCGGGTTTCCTTCCATCAGGCAGGCTGTCGCGATCATGGCCGCATCGATTGCGATTTGCCCGGCATGGTTGCCGATGAGGAGAACGCGCCCTGCGGGCAGATTCTCGATCCCGCGGGTCTGGACCCGAAAATAGTAGCGGTAGAGAAGTGCGCTTGTGAAAAAGCAGCGGCGGGCGGTTTCCTTCTCGAACCCCCAGGGGTCAAAACCGAAGTCGTTGGTTGCCAGCGGGGCGGCATCGATTTTCGTGGCGATCTCGGTATCGAGGTCGCGGAGGAGTTCGGGGGCCAGATGCTGTGTCGCCGCGCTCGCGACCACCTGCCCGAACTCCTGCAACCTTTGCCAGAGACTTTGCCCCGAGGGTGTGGCCCGAACGGCATCGGCGTCGACGGATCTCTGCCGTGGTCCGGGTCCGCTGGCCCCGGGCCGTTTCCGACGGGGTGCAGAAGTGATGTTACGAATTTCCGCCATGGGATCTGGTGGTTTCAGGGTCGCACGGAGCGCAGAGTTTCGCCAAGCGAGCGTTGCGCCAAAAAGCCTGTCGCCTCTCGAAACCGCCTTCCGTCGATCGTGCAGGGGTATTTGATGAAGTCCACGGCATCGGCAGGGAAGGGAAAGAGGCCCCAGCGGAAAAGATTGCGCAGCAAGACTCGCGTTGGAGTTTCCGGCACAGGCAGGGCCGTGCCCCCGCTCTCGCGAATGGCGGTCGAGATCGGGACGGCTCCGGGGCCCACGATGTTGAATACCCCCCGGACTCCGGTATCGATGGCTTTTTGGATCGCCTCGGCGACATCAAGTTCGTGAATGAATTGAACCAGCGGGTCGAAACCGATCAGCTTTGGCGATGGATTCAGCCGAAGATAGGTGGCAATCGAGCTATGAGTGCGGGGGCCGAGGGTGCTGGCGGGCCGCAACACCGCCGTGCGAATTTCGGGGTAGCGCCACAGGAAATTGGTCGCGATCGCATCCATCTCGGCGATGTCCCGGATTTCGGGATAGTGACGGCTGACATTCAGTGTCGTCTCTTCGTCCATATAGAATGGATTGCGGGGGAGTGCGCCGTAGACATAGGAACTGGTGAGGATGATGATGTTCGACGTGCCGTAGGCGGCTGCGGCTTCAATGACTCTCTTGGTTCCGCCGACGTTCACATCATGCCGCAGGGCGGGATCAAAATTATGGCGCTCCAGCCCCAGATGGACAACGATATCGGGTCTCTCGCGCCGGAAGACGTCTTCCACCTTCTTCTTGCGCAGGTCGGCGGTGATCATCGTGAATTGGGGGGGGTGCCCCACCCAGGGTGTGTGGTCGACTCCCACGACCGACATGTTCTTGCCGAGACGCTCTGCAACGAGTCGGCCCAGACCGCCCGCGATGCCGGTGATGAGCACTTTCTGCACCCCCCCTGTCTATCTCACCCAAAGTCCCCGTGGTAGGGTTCTTCAGCGTGGCCGATAAATTGGAAAATAGTCGTTTCCCGATTCGAACGATTTTGCTGGCGCTTGCCGCCATCGCCGTCGCGTTTCTGCTTTTTCGCTATCTGCCGATCGCGGAATGGATGCAGGAATTTCAGGTTTGGGTCCAGGGCCTGGGCCCTCTCGGGTATTTGGTCTACGCCCTGACCTACTCGGTTTGTGTCGTGTTTTTCATCCCCGCTTCGATTCTTACGCTGGGCGCAGGGGCTCTCTACGGCCTTGCCGGTGGGCTTGGGGTGGTTCTGTTGGGGGCGAATCTTGGCTCGGCGCTATCGTTCCTTCTTGCCCGGACTTTCCTTCGCGAAAGAATTGAAAAGATGACCCGGGGGAATCCCCGATTTGAGGCGCTCGATCGAGCAATCGCTAAAGAAGGGGCCAAGATCGTGCTGCTGGTCCGGCTCGCTCCGGTATTCCCGTTCACCTACAGCAACTATGCCTTTGGTCTGACGGGTGTTCGGCCAGGCCCCTACATTCTGGCGACTTTCGTTGGGATGCTGCCAGGGACGATAGGTTATGTCTACGTGGGGACCGCCGCTGCAGGCGCAGCAACAGGTGGGAGTATGGCTTCGACGGTTCTCAATATTCTCGGCGCTGCGGCGACAATGGCGGTGACTATTTTCGTTGCTCGCCTTGCTTCCCGTGCGATCCGGGAGGCGGGCGTGGAAGCCTGAAGCAACACAGGGAGCCTGCGGTCCTCTCTGACTGGCCCGCGCCGCGCCGGTGGAGCCAATCGTCGCACGGAACTGAGGTCGAGTTCGCCGGATGATGCCGCCTTGTGACGATCTGGCGACGATTTGGTGTCGACATGCAGGCATGCAAAAGATTATGCTTTGTGGCCTGAGTACCAGAATTTCGGGAGATAGAAGGCGATGAAGGATTATCCGGTCAAGGTTGGCAGCATGTTGTTCACGATGGTGGACCCTCATCAGGGTCACGAGGTGGACTTCAACCGTTGGTATGAGCGCGACCATTATTATGGTGGTTGCTTGCAGGGGCCGTGGCTTTTGGCGGGGAGTCGATGGGTATCGACCCGGCCGCTCAAGGACCTTCGATTTCCCAACGAGAGCAGTCTCGCAAAACCGGCCGTCGACGCGGGCTCTTTTCTTGCCATGTACTGGGTGACGGAAGGGAAGCTCAAGGAGTGGAACGAGTGGGGCAGCAAGCAGGTCTTCTGGCTCTACAAGAACAACCGCGGTTTTGAGCATCGGACCCACGTCCATACACTGCTCTATAATCTGGACTGGACGCATTATCGGGACGAAGATCCGGTACCTGTCGAATTGGCTCTCGATCATCGATACGCAGGGCTCGTCACGCTTGCTGTCGAGCGCCATCCGGGTGTCGAGCAAGACCAACTCGATACGTGGATGAAGGATTATCTGCCCGGTTTCCTCGAGGGATCTCCGGTGGCCCAATGTTCGGTGTGGTCGCCGATCCCCCAGGGCGATGCTCCGATGTCCATTCCCAAGGTGGAGCGCACGGACGCTCTCGATATGCAGATCTTTTTCGTCGATGCACCGGCCGCCGATACCTGGTCCCGGTTTCGCCTTTACGCCGAGGCTCTGGAGGGCAGTGGCCTGGCCAAGGTTGTATTTGCCTCGCCCTGGCTGCCGACAGTTCCAGGCACGGACACCTATACCGATCAGCTCTGGTGATTATTGCCGTCACAGCGGATTACCTGCAGGATCCGATCGCGTGCCTGCAGAAGGCTTTCCCTGATGCCGAGGTCCGATCTAACGGCACGGGGCAGATACTCCCTCGCGATATTCTGCTGTCGAAGATCGTCGGTGCGGATGCGGTGATTGCCTTCGGCCGCGACCTCATCGACGCCGAGTTTTTCGATGCGGCGGGTCCGCAACTGCGCATTGTCGCCAATACGGCCGTCGGGGTGGATAATATAGATTTGGCGGAAGCGCGCCGCCGAGGAATCCGCGTGACCAACACACCGGATCCCGTTTGCGAACCAACTGCGGATGCAGCCTGGCTGCTGATGTTGGCGGCGGCACGCAGAGTGACAGAGGCGCAGGAACTGGTTCGTAGCGGTAGCTGGGAGGGTTTCTGGCCAACTCTTCTGGTGGGGCGCAAGATGCTGCGAAAAACTCTGTTGGTTGTCGGCGCCGGGCGGATCGGCGGGGCGATCGCGCGGCGATCGATCGGTTGGGAGATGAACGTCCTCTACGTTGCGAACAGCAACAAACCACACCTCGAGTCGTCACCAATCGAGGCCCGCCGCGTTGCGTTGGAGGATGGCTTGGCGCAGGCGGATTTCGTTTGCCTGAGCGTGCCGCTAACCGAAGAGACTCATCATTTGATCGATGCTCGGCGCCTGGGCTTGATGAAGGATTCTGCGGTCCTGGTCAATGTGGCTCGCGGCCCGGTTGTGGACGAGGCTGCGTTGGTTCGGGCGCTCGAGGCGGAACGAATTTTTGCCGCCGGACTGGATGTTTTTGAAAGGGAGCCGGCGCTGCAGGATGGTCTGGCGGCTTTGCCCAACGTGGTGCTCTTGCCCCATCTTGGCAGTGCTACCGCCGAGGACCGCAACTGGGTGATCGAGATGGCGACCGCGAGCGTGATCGCTGTGTTGCGGGGGCAGGTGCCGGAGAATCTCGTCTGACGATTCAGAATCGCCGGGCCGCCAGAGTGATCAGGGATTGTACTTGTTCTTCAGCCTCGGGGCGGGCGACGATCAGATGTCCGATTTGGAGACTGAGTCCGATCAGAAATAGCGAGAGGGCCATGGGCTCCTCTTGATCGCTGACGCCGATCTCTCGGAGTGCTTCGCATACCTCGTCGACAAAGGCGTGGTCCGATGCCATGCCCAACGCCGGGCCTCCGGACAGGATCAATCTCGATAGAGGGGGATCGGATCGCCAGAAATCAGCCACCAACTGGAGGGTGAGGCGGGTCAGGCTCTCTGGGTCGACACCCGGTTCGAGCGCGCAGAGCATTTCCGCGAGAAGTTTGCGCCCGGTTTCCCGGGAGACCGCTCCGAAAGCACTCCGCTTGTCGCCGAAATAGAGATAGAAGGTCCCGGCGGCCACGCCCGCCGCGCGCGAGATCTCCCCAGTCGTCGCTCCATCATAGCCGCGCTCGAGAAAAACCTCTCTGGCGGCAGTGATGAGTGCGCGTTCTGTCTTCTCCCGACGGGTCGGGCGAGTCGCAGGCTTGGAATCGACCTCGACCAGTTTCCGGGATGGTTTGCTCACGTCTCTTAAGCAGAGACCTTTTGGACGATCTTTCTTTTGCCTGCATTGATCGCCTGCAGATCCTTGATTCCCGCTTCTGCCACATCGTATCCGATAAGGGAATCGCCCTCGGCCCGCAGAGCTGCCATGTCCACCCAATTACCGTAGGTCGCGCGAGTTCGGTCGGTGATGATCCCCGCATTGTCGAGAGTTTTGATCAGGGTGCGGAAGATATCATTTCCTTCCATCATCCGCTCCCGACGTTCATCGTCGGTGACCGCTTCGGCCATCGCTCCCTGCACCCACTCCCAGTCAAGGCCGTATTTGGGGTAGAGGGCCCGGCGCTGTTCAGGGCTGACCAGGTTGAAAAGGAGGAGCTGGAAACATTCTTCAGCCCAGTCTTCGACAGCATTATGTTCGGCTTCGGGCAGATTGGGAACGGTCTCGTGAGCCCAAATCTTCCCGAATTTATGATGGAAGGCTTCATCCGTCATGATGAGCTGGCAGAGTCGTCGGAGGAGTGGATCATTGGATTCCTGATAGAGCGTCGTGAACGCGCCCATGGCCAGCCCCTCGACCAACATCTGCATGCCGACAATCTTCTGGTAGACGATCGGGCTGGCGACGATCTGTTTGAGCAACCCACCGAGAGTATCTCCCGGGGCCATGATCTTCCCGTCGAAACGAGCTTGCATATAAAGGGTGAAAGCATGCACGTGGCGGGCTTCTTCGCGGACCTGGTTGGCGGCATATTCTTGTGCGCCCGGATCAAGAAAGATGTCGCAGAGTGAGGACGAAAGGCTGAGTGCCCCCTGTTCGCCATGCAGAAGTTGGGAGATCGTCCAACAGGCACTGTCGTGCATGAACTCCATGCGCTGTTTCTCGTCGAGGCGGTCCCAGACCGCCGTGCGAGGCTCGATCAGAAATTGCTCGGGGAGAATGGACCCCTCGAGAGGCGGAGGGTTGATGAGGTTGATGTAGGCCGGGTCTTCCGGATTCCAGAAATGTTCGTCCGTCCGAGCGATGATATTTTCAAAAGCATTGGATCGCTCGAAGTAGCGCCCATTCACCATCATGGCGGAAAAATCGTCGCGGTCGACGGTGCGGTAATTTGGGTTTACGGACATTTTCACTCTCCTCCAAAGGTTGAGAACTTCTCATTAATGAGGGTTCCTCACTTTGGCAAGTCTGTCGAGAACTTTTTCGGTATATCCCGGAAGTTCCCAGGCCGGGGAAATCGACTGCAGGCGTGCCTCAGCGTTGCAAAAGTTTACCCGCTTGGCGGGAAAATCGCTCGGCTTCCTCTTCTTTCTCACTGAGGTCCGGCATGCGCGCTGGAACGTCGAGACCACGAAGCGAAGCGGGCCGCGCGTACATGGCTGTTTTCCAGCGCTCCAGAGCGGGGAGGCCCTCGATCGAGACGCCTGACCATTTATGGGTGCGAATCCAGGCCCAGTTGGCGATATCGGCAATCGAGAAGTCATCGGCGAGCCACTCCCGATCCGTGAGGTGGCGGTCAACCACCTCGAGAAGTCGGCGCGTCTCGTTCTGGTAGCGAGAGATCGCACTCGGAAGTTTCTCCGGGAAGTATCGAAAAAACACATTCGCCTGACCCATCATCGGGCCGACACCCCCCATTTGGAACATCAGCCATTGGATGACCCGAGAACGTCCTTTGGGATCTGTCGGCAACAAGCGGCCCGCTTTTTCGGCCAGATAAATCATGATCGCGCCAGATTCGAAGATGGGGAAATCCCCGGCTTCTCTGTCGACAATCGCCGGTATCCGACCGTTCGGGTTGATCGCCAGAAATTCCGGCGTCTTCTGCTCATCTGCACCGAGATTGATCGGGTGCACTTGGTAGGGAAGCTCTAATTCCTCAAGTGTAATCGAGGCCTTGTGCCCATTAGGCGTTGGAGATGTGTAGAGATCGATCATCTGGGAACGGCTTATTGGAGCCCAACGGCGTCGACGTTCCAGGTGATGTCCCCCGGAGCGAGGCGCGTCACCACTTTCTTGGAGATTCGACCGTCCGTAATCGTATACTGACGAAGTTGGTTCTGGTCTTCGGAGGCCACATAAACCTCCAGGGTGCCATCTTCATCAAGGTCCGCGAGGGTCACCGGGTGCTCAAACCCGCTGGAAGCGCGGTCGATATGCCGCTTGGACCAGCCTTCCGGGCTTTGCTCGAGGAGGTAGAGCCCGGAGCGCTGCGTCCCGACTACGAGATCAATTTTACCGTTGCCCGTCACATCGCCTGCGGCGATCGCTCTTGTCAGGCGGTCCGGCAGGGTCTGCGCGACCACGCCGTCCCAGGATTCCCCGTTCCAGCGGTATTGCTTGATGGTCACCTCGCGTACCAATTTCCCCTTGTCCATCGCACCTTCCCAGACGATGAAGACCTCTGCCTTGCCATCCCCGTCGGTGTCCGCGACCAAAATCTCCTTGGCGTGAGTGTCTCCGGGCGCATCGACGACTTCCTTGACCCAGGTGCCATCGGCCGAACGACGGTAGCCGGTCACCTCGCCGGGCTGGTGTTGGTCGAGTTTGTTCGGCTTGGACGGGGTGGCAAAGGCTTCCAGATCACCGTCGCCGTCAACGTCTCCGAGCTCGATCTCGTGGACAAATGTGTTGGGAAGCGCATCGATTTGCTCGACGCGCCAGTCTTCGTCGGGGTGGATGATCGCGATGACGCCCTGATCATGTGTGGCGATGACAATCTCGTCTTTGCCATCGTTGTCGACGTCACCCTGCTCGTAGTCGCGAAGCCGGTTGAATCGTCCCCCAAAGGTTGGGTTCCAGTGCATTTCCTCGGTCCACGCGCCGTTTTCCATCTTCCACGTCTTGAGCATGGCCTTGTTGCCGCCAATCGTCAGCAGGCCGTCTCCGAAGGCCGTGGCCTTGTGAAAGACGTTGGATTCGGGATCCTCGAGGATGGTGGTCTGCCAGCCCTCCGGTGTTTGCCGCACAATGGTCAACTTGGCCGGCCCGGGGGCGGGCATCATCCGACCGTCAGGGCCCTTTTTATCCACAAATTGGGCCTGAGAGAGAACCAGAGTGGGGTAAGGCCCCCCGCTCAGCGCTTCCCGGCGGGGTTCGGCGGGGGCTTCGGGTGCCTTGGGCGGTGCTACGGGAGCCGCCGCCGCGCGGGGCTTTGCCGCGGCTGCAGGCGCCGTGGGCGCTTCATTTTTCCCGGAATCACTTGTGCAGGCGGCGAATGCTAGCAAGCCGGCGGCCAGCGCGATCTTCTGAATAGGCAAATACATACCTCTATCACTGCCAAAGCTGGCAAAACGGAGCAAGAGCGGAAGTACTCCCCACAGGCCCTGGTTGCGCCGAGAGGGACTTTTTGCGAGTTCTTTTCGATACGCGGGACCTTCTGTCCGCGCGTTGGGAGGCAAAAATGCGCGACCAGATCCGAATGATTTCGACGGCAGGTACCGGCCACTTCTACGTGACCAAAAAGAACCAGAAGACGGCGACCGAAAAGCTCGTCCTCCGTAAATACGACCCGAGAGCCCGCAAGCACGTTGAGTACAAAGAAGCCAAGATGAAGTAGCCATCGCTTGCGCTGAGCGGCTCAATATTCCAAAGTTGTCTTTATGGGTATGAAAATCGTAGTAGATTACGATCGCTGTGAAGCAAACGCGATCTGCATGCAGGTCTGTCCCGAAGTCTTCGAGGTGAAGGACGACGACTGCCTGTACCTTTCGACGGAAACCCCTACCGAGGACCTTCGCGCCAAGGTGGAGGATTCCATCCGCCGTTGTCCCCGTCAGGCCATCGTTCTCGAAGAGGTCTGAGCAGAGGTGTCGAAGGCCGACGGTGCGCCTAGGGAGCCTTTGGCGCTCCATATTCGCATCCTGATCGGTCTGGTCTCGGGGTTGGTTCTCGGTATTATCCTGAACGAGACCGGGGACCGGATTCTGGCTCTCGCCGGGAAGGACGGTTTTGTCCGCGGCCTGATCGACTTCGTTGTCGGCCTCAACGGTTTCATTGGCGATCTATTTTTGCGCAGCCTGCGTTTCGTGGCGGTGCCGATCGTTCTCTTCTCCTTGATCGTCGGCGTCAGCAGTCTCCGGGACCTCCGGAAATTGGGACGCATCGGTGGCAAGACCGTGGGGATCTACCTCGCGACGACTGCTCTTTCGATTACCGTTGGCTTGGTTCTGGCCAATGTGGCCCAACCCGGATCGTTTGTCAGCGAGGATGTGCGCAACCGTCTCGCCGCCGAGCGTGAAGTCGAGGCGGAGACCAGCATCGCTGTTGCCGAAGGCAAACTCGCGACGGGCTGGGATCGATTGCTGGATATCGTGCCGCGGAATCCTGCCGAGGCACTGGCGGATGGGAATATGCTCCAGATCGTCTTTCTTGCTCTGGTGATCGGGGTGGCCCTGACGTTGATTCCCGAGGACAAGGCTGACCCCGTCAAGCGGGTATGCGAGGGGATGACCGAGGTGATTCTGGCGCTGGTTCGGGTGGTCATGCAGGTCGCACCGTTTGCGGTTTTTACCTTGTTGGTCGAGGTGATGGCTTCGCTGGGCCTGGACGTTCTCGGCGCCTTGCTGGTCTATAGCGGCGTCGTCGTGACGGGACTCGGCATCATGATCTTCCTGGTCTATCCAACGATCTTGCGGTTGGCATCGGGGATTTCTCGGCGCCGATTTCTGGCCGGAATTGCTCCGGCTCAGCTGCTGGCCTTCTCGAGTTCAAGCTCTTCCGCCACTCTGCCGGTGACCATGGAGTGCGTCGAGGATCGCCTCGGAGTCTCCGGCGAAGTGACCAGTTTCGTGATTCCGTTGGGTGCCACGATCAATATGGATGGAACCGCGCTCTATCAGGGCGTTGCCGCACTTTTTATCGCGCAGCTTTACGGGATCCCGCTGACGATGGGCGATCAGCTCACCATTGTTCTGACCGCGACACTCGCCTCGATCGGTACCGCCGGGGTTCCCGGGGTGGGGATTGTGATGCTGATCATCGTGCTTGGTTCGCTGGGCTTTTCACCCGAGGTCATGGCCTCGGGGGTCGCGATTATTTTCGGCGTCGATCGGCTTCTCGATATGTGCCGCACCGCGTGCAACGTGACCGGTGACGCCATGGTGGCCACCGTTGTGGGTGCAAGCGAGCAGGACCAGGCCACTTCCTAGCGCCGATCGCCCCGATCGCTTCAGGTGAGGCGGATCGGCAGCTTGGCAAAGCCGCGAACGTTCACCGAGTGGACGCGCTCGATTCCCGAAGGGTCGACGGCATAGTCGGGGAACCGTTTGATCCATTCTTCGAGAGCGACGACGCCTTCCATCCTTGCGAGAGAGGCGCCGAGGCAAAAATGCGCACCGCGACCAAAAGCAAGGGAGGCAGTCTTGTCACGATCGAGATCGTACTCGTCGGGGCGTTCAAAGACTTCCGGGTCTCGGTTGGCGGCCCCGACCAGCAGAACGACGCGGGATTGCGCAGGAATGGTGATATCGTCGATTTTTACGTCCTCGAGCATGAGGCGCATCAGGAGTTGGGTCGAGTTGTCATAGCGCAGCGTTTCTTCGACCCAGTCGGGAATTCTTTTCGCGTCCCCGTGTACTTTCTGTCGTTCGCCGGGGTTCAGCGAAAGCCAATAGAGTGCATTGCCGAGGAGCTTGGTGGTGGTCTCGTTGCCCGCAACAATCAGCAGATTGCAGAAGGAGAGCAGCTCCTCTTCGTTGAGGATGTCATGCTCGGGAATCATGGCAATCATCGAGGAAAGCAGGTCCTCGCCAGGATTAGCCCGAAGTTTCTTTATGTGATCCTGAAAGTACTGCCGGATTTCCCCGAACGCGATACCAGCTGTCGGGGGTAAATCGTTTTCTCCTTGTTCTCGATGGACGAGAATATCCGAGTGACGGCGTAATTCGGCCCGGTCCTCGCGGGGGACGGCAAACATCTCGCTGATGACGTCCATCGGCAGCAGGCCGGCGAAGTCATTGATGGCATCACAATCCCCGGCACCAACGAGGCGATCCAGATGTTCGATGGTCAGCTCGCGGATTCGCGGTTCCAGAGCCGAAACGCGCCGCGGCGTGAAGGTCTTGGAGATGAGTGAGCGAAAGCTTGTGTGTTCGGGCGGGTCCATTCCCAAAAAAGATGTCCCGACTCGAGCCGCCGGCCCAGCTGCCGAAGGGTCCACGGAGACGCCATGTGAATTCGAAAATCGATCCGTATCCTTGAAGCCTGCGATCACATCACGGTGGCGGGAAAGAGCCCAAAAGTCCTCTTTGGGGTTGTAGTAGACCGGCGCTTCTTCACGAAGCTGCTTGTAGATCGGATAGGGATCCTCGTGGAACTCGTAAGCGTAAGGGGAAAACTCCATGGGTTGCCTCAGCTTCTCGGGGGAAGCGACATGACCTTGGTCTCGAGGTACTCCTCGAATCCCATCTGGCCATTCTCGCGGCCGAGGCCGCTTTGTTTGTAACCACCGAAGGGAGTGTCGACATGAAACCACTGGCCCCCATTGAGTGCGATCGTTCCCGTGCGAATGCGACGTGCAACGTCAAGCGCTCGTTCTTCGCTGCCGGAATGAATGGAACCCGAGAGTCCGTAAACCGAATCATTCGCAATGCGCACGGCATCATCGTCGTCGTCAAAAGGAATGACGCAGCAAACCGGACCGAAAATCTCTTCTTGCGCGATTGTGCTCGCGGGGTCCACATCGGCAAAGAGAGTGGGTTGCACATAGAAGCCCGGTCCTGGTCCGGCTGCCCCGCCAGCGATCAAACGGGCGCCATCGGCCTTGCCCTTTTCGATATAGGCAAGGACGCGCTCCTGCTGCCGCTTGGAGACCTGAGGGCCCTGCATATTGGTTGGATCTGTGGGATCGCCGAAATTCCAGTTGGAGAAGGCTTTCTCGAGAATCCCCAGAGCTTCTTCGTAGCGGGCTCGGGGGACCAACCATCGAGTGGTAATCGCACAGCCCTGACCACCGTGGACGCAGGTCATGGCGGCCTGCGGCAGGACGGCTTCCAAATTGGCGTCGTCCAGAACGATCGAGGCGCTTTTGCCGCCCAGTTCGAGGAAAACTTTCTTCACGGTGTCGGCAGCGCAGGACATGATCCGCTTCCCCGTGGCGGTCGAACCAGTGAAGGTGACCAGATCGATCCGCGGATCAGTGGACAATGCCTCGCCGACAAGGTGGTCGGAGGAGGCGACAATACTCAGGACTCCGCGCGGGAGATCGGTCTGGGCCAGGATCTTTCCGATATGGGTTGCCGACCAGGGGGTATCCGGAGCCGGCTTGAGAATCGCGGTGCAACCCGAGGCCAGCGCCGGGCCGATCTTGGCGATATTCAGGTAGAGAGGGACGTTCCACGGAGTTATGGCACCTACAACGCCCACCGCCTCGCGGCGCAGAATCCTGCGGTTCTGCTGGCCGAAAAAAGGGATGTCGGACATTTCGGACTCGGCCTCGAAGGTAGCGGCTTTCTCGGCCCAATACGCCATATGCTCGATAGGACCATCGATTTGCATGAAGCTCGAGAGGGCCACGGGGGCTCCGGCCTCCGCCGTGACGATGGCGCGCAGCTGTTCGGTCTCACTCTGGAGCCCTTCATGAATCTGTCGCAGGCATTTCGCGCGAAGCGGCGCGTTCCGCGACCAATCCGTTTCGTCGAAGGCCTTCCTTGCCGCCGCGATCGCGGTTTCCATGTCGAGCGACGTACCGTCGGCACAAGTGCCGATGCTTTCGCCGCTGGCCGGGTTGATGTTCTCGAAACGTTTACCGGTGGAGCCCTCTACCAACTCCCCGTCGATGAAATTGCGCGTTTCGGGCGCGAGCACTTCCAGTGACATGATGGATTCCCTTCTGAGGCCGGGCAGAATCCGGCGTCTGTCCCTTGTCTTAGGACTCGACCCCGATTCGGTCAAGTCCCTTTACGAAATGACCCGGGGGCGGGGTCCCGTGGCGGTTTTCCCGCGATCCGGTTTGGACCCGGACCTAGCTGTCGTAGGCGGGATCCCAGAACTTCTGCTCGATTTTTGCGCGCAGCTCCTCGGGGGTTGTTTTGGGAGCATGCCCCTGTTCCTGCGCCTTGCTGGCCACCGCAAAGGCAATATCCTTGCTGACCTCGCGGATCGACGGCAACGGAGGAAGCAGAGCACCCGTTTTTTTGCGCTCGCTCGCCGCGCATGATGCCAGTGTCCGAGAGGCTTCCCGGAACATTTCGTCCGAAACGCGCGTCACATTCCCCGCGACCACCCCGAGGCCGAAGGCGGGGAAGATGTAGGTATTGTTGCACTGGGCAATCGGGTAGGTCTTGCCCTTGTAGGTCACCGGATCGATCGGGCTTCCGGTAGCAATCAGCGCCTGGCCATCGGTCCACTCAATAATATCGCTGGGCGCCGCCTCGATGCGCGACGTGGGGTTGGAGAGCGGGAATACGATCGGGCGTTTTGTATTCTCGGCCATACAGCGAATGATTTCTTCGGTGAACAAGTTCGGATGTCCGCAGACGCCGATCAGGATCGTTGGTTTGGCTTGCCGCGCCACGTCAGCGAGGGTGATCTGCTGATCTTTCCCCGTTCGTTTCCAATCCTTCAACCGATCGCCAGGCTGAGCGAGTTTCTGCTGGAAACTGGAGAGGCCCTTCATATTGTCTTCCAGGAGTCCGTTCACATCGACCATATAGAGTCGACCGCGAGCCTCCTGTTCCGAGAGCCCATCTTCCACCATGCCGGCAATGATCTGTTCGGCGATTCCGCAACCGGCTGATCCGCCCCCAAGGATGGCGACGGTCTGATCCTTCAGATGGCTGTCCGCAGCTTCCACAGCAGAGAGGACTGTCCCAAGGGCCACCGAGGCGGTGCCCTGAACGTCGTCGTTGAACATGC contains:
- a CDS encoding aldehyde dehydrogenase family protein; this translates as MSLEVLAPETRNFIDGELVEGSTGKRFENINPASGESIGTCADGTSLDMETAIAAARKAFDETDWSRNAPLRAKCLRQIHEGLQSETEQLRAIVTAEAGAPVALSSFMQIDGPIEHMAYWAEKAATFEAESEMSDIPFFGQQNRRILRREAVGVVGAITPWNVPLYLNIAKIGPALASGCTAILKPAPDTPWSATHIGKILAQTDLPRGVLSIVASSDHLVGEALSTDPRIDLVTFTGSTATGKRIMSCAADTVKKVFLELGGKSASIVLDDANLEAVLPQAAMTCVHGGQGCAITTRWLVPRARYEEALGILEKAFSNWNFGDPTDPTNMQGPQVSKRQQERVLAYIEKGKADGARLIAGGAAGPGPGFYVQPTLFADVDPASTIAQEEIFGPVCCVIPFDDDDDAVRIANDSVYGLSGSIHSGSEERALDVARRIRTGTIALNGGQWFHVDTPFGGYKQSGLGRENGQMGFEEYLETKVMSLPPRS
- a CDS encoding NAD-dependent malic enzyme — protein: MKNQVNTLRGRELIDEPLGNKGTAFSEDERAALGLYGLLPPHVDTLEDQVRREYDAYSALPNEEEKHVFLRNIQDTNEVLFYRLVVDHLAEMMPIIYTPTVGLACQRFSEIYARPRGIFIPYPHRDRMEEMLRNYDADDIEAIVVTDGERILGLGDQGTGGMGIPIGKLSLYVAVGGIHPSKTLPVCLDVGTNNQERLDDPHYIGWREKRITGDEYIAFVDQFVAAVKKIWPHVLLQFEDFAFQHATPLLARYRDQLCMFNDDVQGTASVALGTVLSAVEAADSHLKDQTVAILGGGSAGCGIAEQIIAGMVEDGLSEQEARGRLYMVDVNGLLEDNMKGLSSFQQKLAQPGDRLKDWKRTGKDQQITLADVARQAKPTILIGVCGHPNLFTEEIIRCMAENTKRPIVFPLSNPTSRIEAAPSDIIEWTDGQALIATGSPIDPVTYKGKTYPIAQCNNTYIFPAFGLGVVAGNVTRVSDEMFREASRTLASCAASERKKTGALLPPLPSIREVSKDIAFAVASKAQEQGHAPKTTPEELRAKIEQKFWDPAYDS